One genomic window of Quercus lobata isolate SW786 chromosome 9, ValleyOak3.0 Primary Assembly, whole genome shotgun sequence includes the following:
- the LOC115960921 gene encoding pyridoxal phosphate homeostasis protein-like, which translates to MAAPAVEGTAVAALRAVMFRVRQAAERSGRTPDLVRVVAVSKTKPVSLIRQVYDSGYRCFGENYAQELIEKAPQLPQDIDWHFIGHLQSNKVKSLLTGVPNLAMVEGVDNAKVANHLDRAVSSLGRNPLKVLVQVNTSGEASKSGIDPSDCVELAKHIKLQCPNLEFSGLMTIGMPDYSSTPENFRTLSNCRIEVCKALGIAEEQCELSMGMSGDFELAIEMGSTNVRVGSTIFGPREYAKKQPN; encoded by the exons ATGGCTGCTCCTGCGGTGGAAGGCACAGCCGTGGCGGCGCTCCGGGCGGTCATGTTCCGAGTCCGGCAGGCTGCGGAGCGGTCTGGTCGGACACCCGACCTGGTCCGGGTCGTGGCCGTTTCGAAAACCAAACCGGTCTCCCTCATCCGCCAAGTCTACGACTCTGGATACCGTTGCTTTGGCGAGAACTACGCACAAGAACTCATCGAAAAAGCCCCTCaa cTTCCTCAAGACATAGACTGGCATTTCATTGGGCATTTGCAAAGCAACAAAGTCAAATCGCTACTCA CTGGAGTCCCAAATCTGGCAATGGTTGAGGGTGTAGATAATGCAAAG GTTGCAAATCATCTTGACCGGGCAGTTTCAAGCCTTGGAAGAAATCCTTTGAAGGTTTTGGTCCAAGTGAATACCAGTGGAGAAGCTT CAAAATCTGGCATTGATCCTTCTGACTGTGTCGAACTTGCGAAACACATTAAGTTGCAGTGCCCAAATCTAGAGTTCTCTGGCTTAATGACAATTGGGATGCCAGACTATTCATCGACTCCAGAAAACTTTAGG ACGCTATCAAACTGTAGAATTGAGGTTTGCAAGGCACTTGGAATAGCGGAGGAGCAATGTGAGTTGTCAATGGGCATGTCAGGTGACTTTGAGCTAGCG ATTGAAATGGGCAGTACCAATGTGAGAGTCGGATCAACCATATTTGGCCCGAGGGAGTATGCCAAGAAACAACCAAATTAG
- the LOC115960424 gene encoding 1,4-alpha-glucan-branching enzyme 3, chloroplastic/amyloplastic-like, translating to MASLSLPTKIFLYPNSPSIQFQSQHRPPQRLTFPRNIKIICSATEQPQPQPQQQQPKKKKKNETESEKGVDPVGFLTKHGISHKAFAIFLRERHKALKDLKDEIFNRHINLRDMASGFEILGMHRHFEHRVDYMEWAPGARYCALIGDFNGWSPTENAAREGFFGHDDFGYWFIILEDKLREGEKPDELYFQQYNYVDDYDKGDSGVSIDEIFKKSNDDYWEPGEDRFVNNRFEVPAKLYEQLFGPNGPQTLEELEEIPDPETRYKAWKEQHKNDPPSNLPPYDVIDQGKEYDIFNVVSSPEWVKKVFAKKPPLEYWLETRKGRKAWLKKYTPGIPHGSKYRVYFNTPSGPLERVPAWATYVQPDIDGKQGFAVHWEPPPESAYKWKNTPPKVPKSLRIYECHVGISGSEPKVSSFNDFTEKVLPHVKEAGYNAIQLFGVVEHKDYFTVGYRVTNFYAVSSRYGTPDDFKRLVDEAHGLGLLVFLDIVHSYSAADEMVGLSLFDGSNDCYFHTGKRGHHKYWGTRMFKYGDPDVLHFLLSNLNWWVVEYQIDGFQFHSLSSMMYTHNGFASFTGDLEEYCNQYVDRDALLYLILANEILHVLHPNIVTIAEDATFYPGLCEPTSQGGLGFDYYVNLSVSEMWSSFLENVPDHEWSMSKIVSTLMGNKQHADKMLMYAENHNQSISGGKSFAEILFGESREDSQGLKQSLLRGCSLHKMIKLITFTIGGRAYMNFMGNEFGHPERVEFPMASNKLSFQLAKRRWDLLEKGMHRDLFSFDKDLMKLDENERILSRGLPNIHHVNDTTMVISYLRGPLLFIFNFHPTDSYEQYNVGVEEAGEYQVVLNTDETKFGGQGLIKDNQYLRRTISRRVDGLRNCLEVCLPSRTAQVYKLSRILRI from the exons ATGGCTTCACTTTCTCTCCCAACCAAAATTTTCCTCTACCCAAATAGCCCCTCCATCCAATTCCAATCCCAACACAGACCCCCCCAGAGACTCACTTTTCCCAGAAACATAAAGATCATATGCTCAGCCACAGAGCAACcgcaaccacaaccacaacaacaacaacccaagaagaagaagaagaatgagacaGAAAGCGAGAAAGGAGTTGACCCAGTTGGGTTCCTCACCAAACACGGCATTTCCCATAAAGCATTTGCTATTTTCCTCCGTGAAAG ACATAAAGCGTTGAAGGACCTTAAAGATGAAATTTTCAACCGTCACATCAATCTCAGGGACATGGCTTCTGG ATTTGAAATATTGGGTATGCATCGTCACTTCGAACATCGGGTGGATTATATGGAATGGGCTCCAG GTGCTCGCTATTGTGCACTGATTGGTGATTTCAATGGCTGGTCACCAACTGAAAATGCTGCAAGAGAGGGTTTTTTTGGCCATGATGATTTTGGATACTGGTTTATTATTCTTGAAGATAAGTTGAGGGAGGGAGAAAAACCAGATGAACTCTATTTTCAACAGTATAACTATGTTGATGACTATGATAAAGGTGACAGTGGTGTCTCAATTGATGAGATCTTCAAGAAATCAAATGATGATTACTGGGAACCTGGAGAGGACCGATTTGTTAATAACCGTTTTGAGGTGCCAGCAAAGTTATATGAGCAACTATTTGGTCCTAATGGACCCCAAACTTTAGAGGAACTGGAAGAAATACCAGATCCAGAAACAAGATACAAGGCATGGAAAGAGCAGCATAAAAATGACCCACCTAGTAACTTACCTCCTTATGATGTGATTGATCAAGGAAAAGAGTATGACATATTTAATGTGGTTAGCAGTCCTGAATGGGTGAAGAAAGTTTTTGCTAAGAAGCCTCCCTTGGAATACTGGTTAGAGACACGTAAAGGAAGGAAGGCATGGTTGAAAAAGTACACTCCAGGTATTCCTCATGGCAGCAAATACAGGGTGTATTTTAACACTCCTAGTGGGCCATTGGAACGGGTGCCTGCTTGGGCTACTTATGTGCAACCAG ATATAGATGGAAAGCAAGGTTTTGCGGTCCACTGGGAACCACCACCTGAATCTGCATACAAGTGGAAAAACACACCCCCAAAAGTGCCAAAGTCCTTGCGCATATATGAATGCCATGTTGGAATTAGTGGATCAGAGCCAAAAGTATCTTCTTTTAATGATTTTACAGAAAAG GTCCTTCCGCATGTAAAAGAAGCTGGCTACAATGCAATCCAGTTGTTTGGAGTTGTTGAGCACAAAGATTATTTTACTGTTGGTTATAGA GTTACTAATTTCTATGCTGTTAGCAGCCGATATGGCACTCCTGATGATTTCAAGCGCTTGGTAGATGAAGCACATG GACTAGGACTGCTGGTTTTCTTAGACATTGTCCATTCCTACTCAGCTGCAGATGAGATGGTTGGACTGTCACTATTTGATGGATCAAATGACTGTTACTTTCATACTG GTAAACGAGGGCATCACAAATACTGGGGTACCAGAATGTTCAAATACGGTGATCCTGATGTGCTGCATTTTCTTCTCTCAAACCTGAACTG GTGGGTTGTGGAGTATCAAATTGATGGCTTCCAGTTCCATTCACTCTCATCAATGATGTATACGCACAATGGTTTTGCTTCTTTTACCGGTGACTTGGAGGA ATACTGTAATCAATATGTTGACAGGGATGCATTATTATACCTTATTTTGGCAAATGAGATACTGCATGTTCTTCATCCAAATATAGTAACAATTGCTGAAGAT GCCACTTTTTATCCTGGATTGTGCGAGCCTACTTCTCAAGGTGGATTGGGATTTGACTATTATGTTAATCTTTCTGTGTCAGAGATGTGGTCATCTTTTCTTGAGAATGTCCCTGACCATGAATGGAGCATGAGTAAG ATTGTGAGCACATTAATGGGCAATAAACAACACGCAGATAAGATGCTTATGTATGCTGAAAACCACAATCAA TCAATATCTGGAGGGAAGTCATTTGCAGAAATATTGTTTGGTGAAAGCAGGGAGGATTCTCAGGGTTTGAAGCAATCATTGCTTAGAGGGTGTTCCTTACACAAG ATGATCAAATTGATTACATTTACAATTGGTGGGCGTGCTTATATGAACTTCATGGGTAATGAATTTGGGCATCCAGAG AGGGTTGAGTTCCCAATGGCAAGCAACAAGTTATCATTTCAACTTGCTAAACGTCGCTGGGATCTTTTGGAGAAAGGCATGCATCGTGATTTATTTTCCTTTGATAAG GACTTGATGAAGTTGGATGAAAATGAGAGAATTCTTTCAAGAGGTTTACCAAACATTCACCACGTTAATGACACTACCATG GTAATATCTTACCTGCGAGGTCCTCTTCTCTTCAtattcaattttcatccaaCAGATTCTTATGAACAATACAATGTAGGTGTAGAGGAAGCTGGAGAGTATCAA GTTGTGTTAAATACTGATGAAACAAAGTTTGGAGGTCAAGGGCTTATTAAGGACAACCAATATCTTCGAAGAACCATTAGCCGAAG AGTTGATGGCCTCCGAAATTGCTTAGAAGTGTGTCTGCCCAGCAGGACTGCCCAG GTTTACAAATTGAGTCGGATCTTAAGAATATGA
- the LOC115960978 gene encoding cytochrome b561 and DOMON domain-containing protein At4g12980-like — translation MSSSTEIVIILITLAFLSLILNINAQTDCSESSDEFFDLASARNITKCKKLTTLGAEFGWKYNVDNHTKHLQLDIILGASLHNAMGWLAWGVNPGQRPQMVGTRAIIGIRYLNGTSVIKTYNITQYTKIGCPLLPSEISDVNVSNTQVNYLATTRYMTIHASLILPQKDYTVSKLNHVWQVGHSADDVQPLMHATTLQNVDSTETLDLDTGTCVNIGHRRRHLRTVHGILNILGWGILLPIGVIIARYFRVHPFPFDFQKKKNLWFYLHVSFQSVGYVLGTIGWGIGLWLGHASKYYTFRTHRILAIFIFTFATLQMLAFRLKPKEADDYRKHWNMYHHFLGYALLATISVNIFQGIAILKPVYTWKWAYVAILGAFGVVTIAFEIYTWIKFRRDIKNKNQTTATNQEQKPK, via the exons GACTGATTGTAGTGAATCTAGTGATGAATTCTTTGACTTGGCCAGTGCAAGAAACATCACAAAGTGCAAGAAATTGACAACATTAGGAGCTGAATTTGGCTGGAAATACAACGTCGACAACCACACCAAACATTTGCAGCTTGACATAATTCTCGGTGCAAGCCTGCACAATGCAATGGGATGGCTGGCTTGGGGTGTCAATCCAGGACAGAGGCCACAGATGGTTGGAACCAGAGCTATCATAGGCATTAGATACCTCAATGGAACCTCAGTAATCAAAACCTATAACATCACACAATATACAAAGATTGGTTGCCCACTCCTGCCTTCAGAGATCAGCGATGTAAACGTTTCAAATACACAAGTAAATTACTTAGCAACAACGAGGTACATGACTATACATGCCTCGCTAATTCTTCCTCAGAAGGACTACACAGTTTCAAAGTTGAACCATGTTTGGCAAGTTGGGCACTCTGCCGATGATGTGCAGCCATTGATGCATGCCACAACTCTTCAGAATGTAGATAGCACTGAGACTTTAGACTTGGATACTGGGACTTGTGTTAACATTGGACATCGCCGCCGCCACCTTAGAACG GTGCATGGAATTCTGAACATTTTGGGGTGGGGAATACTCTTACCCATCGGTGTGATTATCGCTAGGTACTTCAGGGTGCATCCATTTCCATTTGACTTtcagaagaaaaagaacttgtGGTTCTATCTTCATGTCTCCTTTCAGAGTGTTGGTTATGTTCTAGGCACCATTGGCTGGGGCATTGGTTTATGGCTTGGACACGCTTCAAAATACTACACCTTTCGCACTCACCGGATTCTTGCTATATTCATATTTACATTTGCTACATTGCaa ATGTTAGCCTTTCGTTTAAAGCCAAAAGAAGCCGACGACTACCGCAAGCATTGGAACATGTACCATCATTTTCTTGGCTATGCACTGCTGGCTACGATTTCTGTGAACATATTTCAAGGGATTGCAATTTTAAAGCCGGTTTACACTTGGAAATGGGCTTACGTAGCGATTCTTGGAGCCTTTGGAGTCGTTACAATTGCGTTTGAGATTTACACATGGATAAAATTCAGaagagatattaaaaataagaatcAAACCACAGCCACGaatcaagaacaaaaaccaaaataa